One stretch of Methylococcus capsulatus DNA includes these proteins:
- the merF gene encoding mercury resistance system transport protein MerF — MDNKTLLRTGIVGSIVAAICCATPILVILLGAVGLSAWAGWLDYVLIPTLIVFVGLTVYALNQRKRAVQCCAPGTAPNTGNGEKNEHV; from the coding sequence ATGGATAACAAAACCTTACTGCGCACGGGCATCGTCGGTTCCATCGTCGCCGCGATTTGCTGCGCGACCCCGATACTCGTGATCCTGCTGGGTGCCGTGGGCCTTTCGGCTTGGGCGGGTTGGCTCGATTACGTTCTCATCCCCACGCTCATCGTATTCGTCGGCCTCACGGTTTATGCCTTGAATCAACGCAAGCGCGCGGTGCAGTGCTGCGCGCCCGGGACAGCGCCAAACACCGGCAATGGAGAAAAAAATGAGCACGTATGA
- the merA gene encoding mercury(II) reductase has translation MSTYELLIDGMTCTSCAEHVRQALEKVPGVSSAAVSYPRKRAEIEVEAGVCLDPLVTAVTALGYRARVPDIPGKSSGGLLNETLDWPERGTKRGSGESALHVAVIGSGGAAMAGALKAVELGARVTLIERGTIGGTCVNVGCVPSKIMIRAAHIAHLRRESPFDEGLSPTPPAIRRKRLLAQQQGRVEELRHAKYEGILASIPAITVLRGEARFMDAHTLTVALADGGTHELSFDRCLVAAGASPAIPSIQGLADTPYWTSTEALASDTIPERLAVIGSSVVAVELAQAFARLGSQVTILARRTLFFREDPEIGKALTAAFRAEGIEVLEHTQASQVAYADGKFVLTTGHGELRADKLLVATGRAPNTHGLNCEAAGIELNAEGAIVIDRAMRTSSPHIFAAGDCTDQPQFVYVAAAAGTRAAINMTGGSAELDLTAMPAVVFTDPQVATVGYSEAEARHDGIETDSRLLTLDNVPRALANFDTRGFIKLVAETGSGRLIGVQAVAPEAGELIQTAALAIRHRMTVQALADQLFPYLTMVEGLKLAAQTFNKDVKQLSCCAG, from the coding sequence ATGAGCACGTATGAGTTGCTCATCGATGGCATGACCTGCACGTCGTGCGCCGAGCACGTCCGGCAGGCATTGGAAAAGGTGCCCGGGGTGAGCTCGGCCGCGGTGTCGTATCCGCGCAAACGCGCCGAGATCGAGGTGGAAGCCGGCGTGTGCCTGGATCCGCTGGTCACGGCCGTGACCGCGCTCGGCTACCGCGCACGGGTTCCCGACATACCAGGCAAGTCCTCCGGCGGCTTGTTGAACGAGACGCTCGACTGGCCGGAGAGAGGAACAAAGCGCGGTAGCGGCGAGTCAGCGTTGCACGTGGCCGTGATCGGTAGCGGCGGCGCGGCGATGGCGGGCGCCTTGAAGGCCGTGGAGCTCGGCGCGCGCGTGACGCTCATCGAGCGCGGCACCATCGGCGGCACCTGCGTCAATGTCGGCTGCGTGCCTTCGAAGATCATGATCCGCGCCGCCCACATCGCCCACCTGCGCCGCGAAAGCCCGTTCGATGAGGGTCTTTCGCCCACCCCGCCGGCCATCCGGCGCAAGCGGTTGCTGGCCCAGCAGCAAGGCCGCGTCGAGGAGCTGCGCCACGCCAAGTACGAAGGCATCCTGGCGAGCATCCCGGCTATTACCGTACTGCGCGGCGAGGCCCGGTTCATGGATGCGCATACGCTCACCGTTGCGCTTGCCGACGGCGGCACGCACGAGCTGAGCTTCGACCGTTGCCTTGTCGCCGCCGGCGCGAGTCCAGCGATTCCGTCGATCCAGGGCCTTGCGGATACGCCCTACTGGACCTCCACTGAGGCGCTGGCGAGCGACACGATCCCAGAGCGGCTGGCCGTGATCGGCTCGTCGGTGGTCGCGGTCGAGCTGGCGCAAGCTTTCGCTCGCCTGGGTAGCCAAGTCACGATCCTGGCGCGCCGCACGCTGTTCTTCCGTGAGGACCCCGAGATCGGCAAGGCGCTGACGGCAGCCTTCCGTGCCGAGGGCATCGAGGTGCTGGAACACACCCAGGCCAGCCAGGTCGCCTATGCGGACGGGAAATTCGTGCTCACCACTGGGCACGGCGAGCTGCGTGCCGACAAGCTGCTCGTCGCCACCGGCCGGGCGCCGAACACGCATGGCCTGAACTGTGAGGCGGCGGGTATCGAGCTCAACGCGGAAGGGGCCATCGTTATCGACCGCGCCATGCGCACCAGCTCGCCGCACATCTTTGCCGCCGGCGACTGCACCGACCAGCCGCAGTTCGTCTATGTGGCGGCGGCGGCCGGCACCCGCGCCGCGATCAACATGACGGGAGGCAGTGCCGAGCTGGATCTGACGGCGATGCCGGCGGTAGTGTTCACCGATCCGCAGGTGGCGACAGTGGGCTACAGCGAGGCGGAAGCGCGCCACGATGGCATCGAGACCGACAGCCGGCTGCTGACCCTCGACAACGTGCCTAGGGCGCTGGCCAACTTCGACACCCGCGGCTTCATCAAGCTGGTCGCCGAGACCGGCTCGGGACGGCTGATAGGTGTCCAAGCTGTGGCCCCGGAAGCGGGCGAACTGATCCAGACGGCCGCGCTGGCGATCCGTCACCGGATGACCGTGCAGGCGCTGGCCGACCAGTTGTTTCCGTATCTCACGATGGTCGAGGGCCTGAAGCTTGCGGCGCAGACCTTCAACAAGGATGTAAAGCAACTGTCCTGCTGCGCTGGCTGA
- the merP gene encoding mercury resistance system periplasmic binding protein MerP: MQKRTALIALAAALSGPAWGATQTVTLSVPGMTCAACPITVKKALTKVDGVSKVEVSFEKQEAVVTFDDAKTSTAALAQATANAGYPSTVKE, encoded by the coding sequence ATGCAGAAACGAACCGCACTGATCGCCCTGGCCGCCGCCCTGAGCGGACCCGCATGGGGCGCTACCCAGACTGTCACCCTGTCCGTGCCCGGCATGACCTGCGCGGCCTGCCCGATCACGGTGAAGAAGGCGCTCACCAAGGTTGACGGCGTAAGCAAGGTCGAGGTGAGCTTCGAGAAACAGGAAGCCGTCGTCACTTTCGACGACGCCAAGACCAGCACCGCAGCCCTCGCGCAGGCCACCGCGAACGCCGGTTATCCTTCGACTGTAAAGGAATGA
- the merT gene encoding mercuric ion transporter MerT: MSESKNGRGALATGGIAAVLASACCLGPLVLVALGFSGAWIGNLTVLEPYRPIFIGAALIALFFAGRRIFRPAQACEPGEVCAGPEVRTAYKVVFWIVAALVLVAVAFPYVLPLFY; this comes from the coding sequence ATGTCGGAATCCAAGAATGGCCGCGGCGCACTGGCGACCGGCGGCATCGCGGCCGTCCTCGCCTCGGCCTGCTGCCTTGGCCCCCTCGTCCTGGTCGCGCTCGGTTTCTCGGGCGCCTGGATCGGCAATCTGACCGTGCTGGAACCCTACCGCCCGATCTTCATAGGCGCGGCGCTCATCGCGCTGTTCTTCGCCGGGCGCCGCATCTTCCGCCCGGCCCAAGCCTGCGAGCCGGGCGAGGTGTGCGCCGGGCCGGAAGTGCGGACGGCCTACAAAGTCGTTTTCTGGATCGTAGCCGCCCTGGTTCTGGTGGCCGTCGCGTTTCCCTACGTCCTGCCGCTGTTCTACTGA